A stretch of the Malus sylvestris chromosome 10, drMalSylv7.2, whole genome shotgun sequence genome encodes the following:
- the LOC126584258 gene encoding pentatricopeptide repeat-containing protein At2g15690, mitochondrial-like → MLDGKNRISEFKNPTLYKDDEKLKALAAIKGGGYVPDTRYVLHDIDQEAKEQALLYHSERLAIAYGLISTPPRQTLRIIKNLRVCDDCHNAIKIMSKIVGRELIVRDKRFHHFKDGKCSCGDYW, encoded by the coding sequence ATGCTTGATGGCAAGAACAGAATCAGTGAGTTTAAAAATCCAACACTCTACAAGGATGATGAGAAGTTAAAGGCTCTTGCTGCGATAAAAGGAGGAGGTTATGTGCCAGACACAAGATATGTCCTTCATGACATTGATCAGGAGGCCAAGGAACAGGCCTTGCTTTATCACAGTGAGCGTTTGGCAATTGCGTATGGTCTCATTAGTACTCCGCCAAGGCAAACTCTTAGGATCATCAAGAACCTCCGCGTCTGCGATGACTGCCACAATGCAATTAAGATCATGTCAAAGATTGTTGGAAGGGAATTGATCGTCAGGGACAAACGTTTCCATCATTTCAAGGACGGAAAATGCTCTTGTGGGGATTATTGGTGA
- the LOC126584683 gene encoding calmodulin-like protein 30: MDMSNVNSLDFQYSLSKRKFLCKPSRIFSFQDRKNSGLALTFEPNHNEMKKVFDKFDSNKDGKISPAEYKAILRALGKGSKVGEVQKIFKIVDLDRDGFINCKEFLDVHNGGIRTIDIQNAFQMFDLNGDGKISAEEVMEVLTGLEESCNLDDCRRIVRAVDTDGDGMVDLNDFMTMMTSSMRRA; the protein is encoded by the coding sequence ATGGATATGTCGAatgtcaactccctcgacttcCAGTACAGCCTCTCAAAGCGGAAGTTTCTGTGCAAACCATCTCGGATATTTTCCTTCCAAGACAGGAAAAACTCCGGCTTAGCACTTACTTTTGAGCCAAATCACAATGAGATGAAGAAAGTCTTTGACAAGTTCGACTCCAACAAAGACGGGAAGATATCTCCGGCGGAGTACAAGGCCATATTGAGAGCACTGGGAAAGGGAAGTAAGGTTGGAGAAGTGCAGAAGATTTTCAAGATTGTTGATCTGGATCGGGATGGCTTTATCAATTGCAAGGAGTTCTTGGATGTACACAACGGAGGGATTCGGACGATAGACATCCAGAACGCTTTTCAGATGTTTGATTTGAATGGCGACGGAAAAATAAGCGCAGAAGAAGTTATGGAAGTGCTAACGGGATTGGAGGAGAGTTGCAACCTTGACGACTGCCGGCGGATAGTGAGAGCGGTAGACACTGATGGGGATGGTATGGTTGACTTAAATGATTTCATGACCATGATGACTAGTTCCATGAGACGTGCATAG